In the Hordeum vulgare subsp. vulgare chromosome 7H, MorexV3_pseudomolecules_assembly, whole genome shotgun sequence genome, one interval contains:
- the LOC123408502 gene encoding uncharacterized protein LOC123408502: MVAAGSSATLQAPVSLNDKAATMGGGVDGDRAAGDCGCARSASNRSRSKRRHLSRAATTPTATAAVLPTLRQNLCRNRRHLPRAPRLAQLHWNCPAHLAQLAAPCRYDLVVAADVVYVQESVPHLVAAMDALADAERCVVLLGYQIRSPEAHQAFWDAVSAAFPVIEKVPREHLDPEYALEESDVFVLRRRPRE, encoded by the exons ATGGTCGCCGCCGGTTCCTCCGCAACCCTCCAGGCTCCAGTCTCCCTCAATGACAAG GCGGCGACCATGGGCGGCGGTGTCGACGGCGACCGGGCGGCGGGGGACTGCGGGTGTGCGCGATCTGCCTCGAACAGATCCCGCTCCAAGAGACGACACTTGTCAAGGGCTGCGACCACGCCTACTGCAACCGCCGCCGTCCTCCCGACGCTCCGCCAGAACCTCTGCCgcaaccgccgccacctcccgcgcGCGCCCCGCCTCGCCCAGCTCCACTGGAACTGCCCCGCGCACCTTGCCCAGCTCGCCGCGCCGTGCCGCTACGACCTCGTTGTCGCCGCCGACGTTGTCTACGTCCAGGAGTCAGTGCCCCACCTCGTCGCCGCCATGGACGCACTCGCCGATGCCGAGCGCTGCGTCGTGCTCCTCGGGTACCAGATCCGGTCCCCCGAGGCGCACCAGGCCTTTTGGGACGCAGTGTCTGCCGCCTTCCCGGTGATCGAGAAGGTGCCGCGGGAGCACCTCGACCCGGAGTACGCCTTGGAGGAATCCGACGTGTTCGTGCTCCGTAGGAGGCCGCGGGAGTGA